The DNA region AACAAGTTTTTTTCGAAGTTCACGGTCAACAACCAAGAGGCCACCCCTGAGCAGCTTATTTCTGATCATAGCCTTATTAGTTATGAGCGTGTACCGCGCAATTTAATTGTTAGTGATATTTTAGAAGCCGCCGATTTTAAACCTCAGGAACTGCCCGTGGGCAAAAATGTAACTGTCTATTTAAACAACAAAGCAGCTACACTCATCCAACCTATAAAAAATGGTGATGAGGTAACTGTTGTTGTTAGTGATTTATAGCACTTTTTCAAACTCTGGATTATATACTATACAGTCCGCACCTTCGCCTTCTTGCTCTAAGTACAATAAAGCCCGATTAGCAAAATGGAAAAGTTGCGGGTAGCTTTTGCCAGCGCGCGGATAAATTGCCGCACCAGCTTTCGGTAACAAAGCTAATTCTTTTTCACCCATTATTACGGACTCTTTACAGAGCTCCGTAATATTTTTTAATTTCAGCTCTAAATCTTGCTCATCTTCAAAGTCTTTCAATAAAATTATAACTTGGTTTTCACTATTGCGAAAAATAAAACTTTGCTCTTGATAATTCGTCAAAAGCTTATCAGCTATCTTTTGCATGAAATGTTCAAAGGTTACTTCACCAAAATCCGTTGCAATCTGCGTGAAACCCATAAGGTTTATAACAATTAGAGCGTGTTCGCCAAAAATTCCTTCTTCCGCTAAAAAGCTCTCAATAACTCGTTTACCTGACATGCGCGAATAAAAACCCGTAGAAATATCCAGCTGTTCTTGTTCTAATAGTTCTTTTTCTAATTTTTTCTGCTGGTCAATTTCCCGAATACAAATATGTACCAACAGCTTAAGATTTTTCAAATCAAACTTTAATGAACCCATAAATCTTACCCAAATAAATTTATTCTGTTCATTTTTCATTTTACAGTCAAAAATAATTCTATCGCGTCCACTTTTATCTAACTTAATAAGATTTTCAGTGTTAAACACCCGCAAAAAGTCTTTAACATAATAGGGGTCTAAAAGTTTGTTGGCAATAAAACCGATTTGTTCGGTATAGTTATCCGTATCTAATTGGCGTTGTTCCCACTTGTCTAAACCATAAACAAATTTATCATCGGTAACATTCGCCGAGAAAAACTTATCCGTACCAAAACTCCAAAAGAGTTTCTCTAATTCTGCCGCCTCATTTAGAGCTTCTTCTTTTTCTGCTACCTGTTGTTTACAATCAGCAATTACTGAATAAACTTCCGAAAAAACCTCATTTTGCAATTCTTTGTTAGCTACCGGTTCCCCAGTCAACATCCGCTTGATGCCTTTTAGAAATTCTTTCAAAGTTTTATCCTGTAATTCGACTAAAACTACATAAAAAGGTAAATAAATTAGAGCAATAATAAATAAATAAGCTACTAAATCCGCTGCTTTTATCCCACTAAAATCAACAATAAAAAATAATTTACCCACTAATAGTGGGATTGCGCCAAAGACTATTAATACTATTAGAAGCATGCCATTTGTTTTCATAAGTCCTCACTTTCTTATTCCCTTGTTCTCCGCCAACTGTCATACTCGTATTATATTACATTTGCGCAAATAAAAAAAGCATGCTACAAGTCATGCTTTTTTTATTTTTTTATTAGGCTAAACTGGCTTTTACCTTAGTTAAGGCTATACGCATACAGCTTAGAGTTTGTGCTATATCCTCTGGAGTATGAGCACTAGACATAAAGCAAGTTTCAAATTGAGATGGTGGCAAGTAAATACCTTGCTCTAGCATCGCATGAAAATAAATTTTAAAGCTTGCCAAATCACTAGTACAAGCGCTAGCAAAATCAGTTACTTGATTTTTTGTGAAAAACAAAGTAAACATCGAGCCTAAAATGTTAACTGTGCAAGGTAATTCCAGTTCGGCAATAATTTGACGCAAGCCTTGAACTAAATTTTCCGTATTAGTTGCCGCTTGCGCACAAATTTTATGTGCTTTAAGATATTCTAAGGTAGCAATGCCTGCGGCCATTGCCAAAGGATTCCCACTTAAAGTTCCCGCTTGATACATCCCGCCTAGAGGCGCTACACACTGCATAATTTCTTTTTTGCCGCCATAACAAGCCACTGGCAAGCCCCCACCAATAACTTTGCCTAAGCAAGTTAAATCTGGCTCAATAGCATACAAACCCTGAGAACTTTGCTCACTAGAGCGGAAGCCGGACATAACTTCATCGAAAATCAAGACTACGCCATAGGCAGCTGTAAGTTCGCGCACAGCTTGCAGATAGCCTGGATTTGGTAAAACTAAACCCATATTTCCTGGCGTGGGTTCAATAATCAAGCCCGCAATTTCCGAGCCTTTTAACTGCAATAAGTTCTCTAAAGCTGCTACATCATTATAAGGAATTGTCAAAGTATTCCCAGCAATACTTGCTGGCACACCTGGACTATCAGGCACTCCTAAAGTTAGTGCACCAGAGCCTGCTTTTACCAGTAAACTATCATGATGTCCATGATAACAGCCTTCAAACTTAACAATATATTCCCGCTTCGTATAAGCTCGCGCTAAACGCAAAGCACTCATGGTTGCTTCTGTACCAGAGTTTACCATGCGTACCATCTCAATGCTAGGCACAAATTCACAAATCAGTTCCGCCAATTTCGTTTCCGCCAAAGTCGGTGCTCCATACGAAGTACCTTTAAGACTAGCGGCCCGAATTGCCTCTACTACCGTAGGATGAACATGTCCTAAAATTTGTGGCCCATATGATAATACATAGTCAATATATTCATTATCGTCAATATCATAAATTTTACTGCCTTGAGCCTGCTTTATAAAAGGTGGTGTGCCGCCGACACTACGAAACGAGCGTACTGGGCTATTTACCCCCCCAGGAATTACTTGTTTGGCTTTTTCAAAAGCTGCGAGTGATTTTGTCAACATCTATCTAACTCTCCCTCTGCTTATTTATTTTGTAACCAACGGGCAACATCTAAAGCATGATAAGTTATGATAATTTTTGCCCCAGCCCGTTTCATGCTTAGCAATGTTTCTAAGGTTATTTTTTCTTCATCCACTAAGCCCATTTTAGCTGCGGCTTTAATCATCGCATATTCGCCACTAACATTATAAACAGCCACTGGACGATTAAATTGTGCTTTCATTTGTGCCACAATATCTAAGTACGCTAGCGCGGGCTTAACCATAATAATATCGGCCCCTTCTTGGATATCTAACTCTGTTTCACGTAATGCTTCTAACGAGTTAGCTGGATCCATTTGATAGCTTTTGCGATCGCCTTGTTTAGGTGCTGAACTTACTGCTGCCCGAAAAGGTCCATAATAAGCCGAAGCATATTTAGCCGAATAAGCCATAATGGCTACGTTTTCAAAGTAATGTTGATCTAGTGCATGTCTAATTGCTAATACCCGTCCATCCATCATATCCGAAGGAGCAACAATATCTGCTCCTGCTTGGGCATGACTTACAGCCACTTTTTCTAGTAAGCTTAGGGTCGCATCATTTAATACTTCACCATCTTCAGTTAATTGACCACAATGTCCATGTTCCGTATATTGGCACAAGCACACATCAGTGGCCACTACTAATTCAGGGAATTTATCTTTAATTAAGCGTACTGCGGTTTGCACGGGCTCGTTTTCATCCCAAGCACTGGAACCAAAATCATCTTTATAACTAGGCAGGCCAAAGAGGATAATGCCCTTAATGCCTAAATCCCAAGCCTCTTGAACCACTTCTAACACTCGATCTACTGAAAAATGATAAGTTCCTGGTAGCGAGCTAATTTCTTCTTTGATATTTTCCCCCGCAACCACAAAAATCGGGTACATTAAATCCGTAACTTGCAATTCATTTTCGCGCACTAAACTACGCATCGCCTCGTTAGTCCGCATTCTGCGGGGACGATAGTAAGGAAAATGAGCCATTTTATTTCACCTCTTGATAATATTTTTCAATTGCTGCTACTAAGCCAGGTACATTAAATTCATCTGCGGTAATATCCACCTGTAAATTATTCGCTAAACAAGTTTCTGTAGTTATTGGCCCGATACTCGCAATTTTTACATTTTGTAATAATTCAGTACGGCCAGCTAACATTTCTAAGAAATTAGTTACGGTCGACGAACTAGTAAAGGTAATCATTTCAATTCCGCCTTGCTCTAAGGCCTGTAACAGCTCTTTTTGACTGCTTTTATCAGCGACTGTCCGATAAGCTGGCACAACTTCTACTTGCATACCTAACTTAGTTAACTCTTCTGGTAAAATTTCTCGAGCAACTTCTGCCCGGGGAATCAAAATTTGATCGCCAGCTTGTAGTTGCGTTTTCAAGCTTGCTAAAATCCCTTCGGCCCGAAATTCTAGCGGAATTAAATCTGCACTAAGGCCACGGTTTTGTAATTCCAAGGCAGTTTGGGAGCCAATCGCCGCCACCAAATTTTTGTTTAAAGCTCTAGTGTCTTTGTTTGCTAAATGCAAACGTTCAAAAAAGGCCTGCACACCATTAACGCTGGTGAAAATTAGCCATTTATATTTATCTAATTCTTGAATACTGCGGTCTAATTGTTGATAATCTGGCATTGCTTGAATTTTAATGCTCGGCGTTTCCAAAATCTCCGCCCCTAATTCTTGCAAGCGTGAACTTAAGGCACTAGCTTGGGCCCGTGCTCTAGTTACGAGAATTTTTTTGCCAAACAATGGCCGTTTATCAAACCAAGCTAAATCCTTACGCAATTTAACAACATTACCAACAATAAAAATTGCTGGTGGTTTTAAGCCAGCTTTAAGTACATCCGCACTAGCATTGGCGACTGTAGTTTCTAACACGCGTTGTTCGGGCTTAGTACCCCAACGAATTACCGCAGCTGGAGTTTGTGGATCGCGACCATTTTCGATTAATTTTTTAGTAATATGAGGTAAATTTTCTACCCCCATTAAAAATACTAAAGTATCTACTGCTGTTGCTAATTTTTCCCAATTAATATCCGAACGATTTTTATTAGGATCTTCATGTCCCGTTATTACTGCAAAAGAAACCGCTACATTGCGATGCGTAACAGGGATACCTGCATACGCTGGCACCGCAATCGCCGAAGTAATCCCTGGGACAATTTCAAACGGTAAATTATTTTCTTGAAGCAATAAAGCTTCCTCGCCACCGCGACCAAAAACAAAAGGATCGCCACCTTTAAGGCGCGCCACCACTTTACCAGCTTTCGCTAAATCCACCAACAACTGATTAATATCTTCTTGACGCATAGTATGCTGATTAGAAGCTTTGCCAACATAAATTCGTTCAGTATTAGCTTTTACATATTGCAAAATTTCTGGATTAGCTAATTTATCATAAACCACAACATCTGCTTTTTGCAAACATTGCATAGCTTTTATACTTAGTAAGCCCGCATCGCCAGGCCCCGCTCCAATTAAATATACTATTCCTGTTTTTTTCACCCTCAAATCCCCCTACATTATCTCTGCTAAAATTTCGCGACCACCCGCCGCCAACATTTGCTCACCCAATTTAATTCCCAGTTGTTCAGCCTCATCAATTGCGCCTTGAATACAGTCTTTTAACACCCGTTGCCCATCTAAAGAAGCAATTACCGCGCGTAATAAAATTTGCTGTTCGCAAACTTCAGCATACACCCCAATTGGCACCTGACAACCGCCTTCTAGTAAGCGTAAATAAGCTCTTTCCGCCTTAGTTACAGCTTGCGTGTCTGGGTCATTTAAAAATTCTAACATTTGTAATACTTCGGAATCATTAGCCCGCGCTTCAATTGCTAAGGCGCCTTGACCTACCGCGGGCAAGCAAATCGCATGCGGTAGAATTTCTTGGATTCGGTCGCCCAAACCCAGACGCCTTAGACCAGCCACAGCCAAAATAATAGCTTGCATTTTTCCTTCGTCTAACCGCGCTAATCGCGTTTGCACATTACCGCGCAAATCAACAATTTGCAAGTCGGGACGAGCTGCGAGTAATTGGGCCTTTCTTCTTAAACTAGACGTGCCGACCGTCGCGCCTAAGGGCAATTCTGCCAAACTCTTGTAGTTATTACTCACAAAGGCATCCCCTTCGTGTTCGCGTTTAGTTATACAAGCTAAGATCAAGCCTTCTGGCAATTCGGTAGGCATATCTTTTAAACTATGCACCGCTAAATCTACCTCACCCGCCAGCAAATCCTGTTCGATTTCCTTAGTAAATAGCCCTTTACCACCAATTTTAGATAAAGACACATCTAAAATTTTATCGCCCTTCGTCAACACTCGCTTTAAGGCAATTTCACATTCAGGATATTTTTCTTGGAGCAGGGCCGCAATATGTTCAGCTTGCCAAAGCGCTAAGGCACTTTGTCTAGTCCCAATCGTAAGTTTCTTTTTCATCTTCATCCTCTTCATCTTGATTTAATAAATATACCTTAGTAATAAAATCCTTATATTCAGTTTCTTGAGCCGTGCCCGCTACAGAATTCATAGCCCGCATTGGTTCACGCAACATTTTACGCACCAAAGTTTTAGTCAACTGCTCAACAACTCTTTTTTCCGTATCAGTTAAATTACCTAATTTGCTCATACTCCGTTTAAGTAATTTATCGCGTAAAAACTCCATTTTATCTTGGAGTTTACTCATCACCGGACGCATTGATAAATAAGCAAAACGCTCTAGTAAGACCACTACTTCATCTTCAATAATTGCCCGTGCAACGTGCGCTTCATTTTCCCGCAATTCACGATTAGCGTCTACTACCGCTTCTAAATCGTCAATGTTATATAAAGTTACTCCATTTAAAGCACCAACTTCTGGTTCAACATCGCGGGGCATGGCAATATCAATAATAACTAGCGGCCGTCCGGCACGCTCTTTGAGTACATGAGCCATATCATGTAAGGTAATAATATAATGTGGTGCCCCTGTCGAGGTAATAATAATATCAGCATTTACTGAGAGTGTCATAAACTCCTCAAACGGAATGGCCACCCCATGAAACCGCTCGGCCAAACTTTTAGCTCGTTCATGATTACGATTCGACACAAATATTGTGGAAACACCAGTTTCAATTAAATGTTTCGCGGTTAACTCACTCATCGCGCCCGCACCAACTACCAAAACATTCGCTAAAGATAAATCACCCATAATTTCCCCAGCTAAATCTACCGCTGCCGAAGCTACTGATACGGAGTTATAGGCAATCTTAGTTTCTGTCCGCACTCGCTTGCCTACGGCAATAGCTTTATTAAACACTGTATTTAATAAAGTTCCTGTTAGTCCGAGATTTCTGGCGATATTATAAGCATTTTTAACTTGACTTAAAATTTGACCTTCACCTAAAACTAAAGAATCCAAACTGGAAGCCACATTAAATAAGTGGCGAATGCAGTCTTCCCCTTCATAGATATAAAAATGCTCTTCGCTATAATCTTTGCCCGACAAATAGGCGAGCACTCTTTTTATAAAGCGCAATTCCACTTCAGGGTTCTCTAACACTGCATATAACTCGGTACGATTACAAGTAGACAAAATTACCGCTTCTAACCAGCGATCATAACCTTTTATTCTTTTTAGCGACCACTTTACTCGCTCTTCGGGAAAAGAAAAACACTCTCGAATATTAACAGGTGCAGTTCTATGATTAAGACCTAAGACTACTAATTGCATCGCAAATTTCTTCCTCCACCTTTTTTATATTTCCTGCATGTAATTGCCGCACTGTTTCTTGCGTCAAATACTTACGCCAAAAAAGCTCGCGTGCTGGTGCCGAATTTAATTTTTCTTTTACTACTTGACGTTTTTCACGCATAAATTCAATAAATCGGCCAAAATCCTCGCCATAATAAGCTTGTAAATCTTCCCGCAACAACCTAGTTAAACGCGGGCTAACACCCGCGGTATGTACTGTAAAATTCAGTTTGCCAACTGCAACCACACTGGGGCGAGTAAAGTTACCCATTTGCGGATTTTCCGTGGCATTAAATAAAACTCCGAGACTTTTAGCTTCTTGTGCCACCAACTGGTTAGTTGCCGTATCATTGGTGGCGCAAATAACTAAGAAAAACCCCTGTAAATCGCCAGCTTGATAAGCTCGTGCCCAATGGTTTAGCAAACCTTGTTGTTCTAGTTCCATAAGTCGTGCCGCTAATTGTGGGCTAATCACGGTAACTCGGGCCCCAGCTAGTAATAAATCTTCAACTTTGCGTGTCGCTACAGCCCCACCACCAACTATTAGACATTTTTGATTTTGTAAATTTAAAACTATCTCATAGCCTTTCACAGTTTCCTAACCTACTTTCGATTTAGTAGTTGCTGCCCACAAAAATAATCGCATCCGCCGAAACATTCTCATTGTTTGCTACTCTTAAACTGTAATTAAACGGCAAGTTACTTAGACGATCTACCACAATTCTATTAGTTGTAGCACTAACCACACGAGTGCTGTCTCTGAGTTCGCCTTCTTTTACCAATAAGACATTAACATTATTTTCGGCTAAGATTTTTTTCATATTATCTATGGCCCCAGGCTTTTCGGTACATTTAATTAAGATAACATTTAAGGGGCGATTTACTTCTGCTGGTACTGCCTTGCTGGTAGTTGCACCATCTTTACTTGGCGCTACGTTAGTTTTAGAATCTTTAGCATCCTTGGCATCCTTTTTGTCTGTGGTTGCTTTTTCAGACTTCTTGTCAATTGGTACCGCGGTACCCTTGTTTTCCTCTTTATCAACATCTACATTATCCGTTTGTAAGGATTTTTTATATTCGGCTTTTAGTTCTTGAGTGTTTGTTTTATATTTCTCGGTTATTTTACCACCTTGAATTTGTGCTATTTCCGCCCGCACCTTTTCGATATCAGGAATCCAATAGCTAATCCCATCTATATATTCTGGTTCACCAGGAATGCTTTGGGTATTTAAGCCTTGAGCTAAAGCTTTTTTCATTGTCCCAGCAATACTAGCTATATTACTAGTGTACATATCTGTTTTTACCATGCCACTTACTACTTTTAACAATTGGGGCATATTTTTTATATTACTAGGTGAAGTTACTTTATCATACAGGGCTTTAATAAACTTTTGTTGTCTTTTAACACGCCCAATATCGCCTTCTTCATCACGATAACGCACATAGTGAATTGCTTGTTCCCCAGTTAAATGTTGCATACCTGGTTGCAAATCAATTACGAGATTATCATAGGGATCTTCATAATACATGCGTTTTTCCACATCAATATCAATCCCATCTACGGCATCGACAATACTTTTAAAACCTTTAAAATCAATAACCACATAATGATGAATACGCACACCCAAGAAATCTTCTACTGTTTCTTGAGTCAACTTGTGCCCCCCAAATGCAAAAGCATGATTAATCTTATCCCAACCTTTACCAGGAATTCGTACTCTAGTATCGCGAGGAATAGAGAGTACTGTGACTTGTTCTGTTTTCGGGTCGAGCATAACTACCATCAAAGTATCGGAACGACCTTGATCCGAGTCGCGCTCATCTACCCCCATTACCACTATATTAGTTCGCCCCGTCAACAAGTCATCTAAGCCTAGGCGTTTCCCCTCTTTGCCATTTTTGAAAAACCAAGAGAAAAATACTGCTGCTGCCGTAACCACAGCCACAACAATAGCTGTTATCATACAAACTTTTTTAAACAAAATATACCTCCTAAAGACCGCTTATTGTTCCTTAAGCACATCTTTATATTTTTCTAAAAAATTAAATAAAATATGTGCCGTAATACCCCAAATTATATAACCATGATAATCATAGAAACGCAATTCGTAGTTATTTCTTATATTCCAGCCTGTGGGATGCCCCGGTAGTAAATCATAAGGGAATTCCGTTTTAGGACTAGGCCGGGTTGCTACTTCCAACTTCGCAATCCTTGGTTCATTTTGGTAGAGAAAACTTAACGGTACTACAAATACCTCAGCCACCTCGTCCTCACTTGGCACAATTTTATCTAATTCGGCAATCATACCCAAATAAGGATAAACCTCTAGACCCAAAGGAGAAGTAATTGGATCAAGAGCCCCTAGAACTTCAATGTCTTGATCTACTAAAGCTAGTTCTTCACAACATTCTCGAATAGCTGTACAACAATAATTTAAATCTTCCGCTTCAACTCTGCCTCCAGGAAAACAAATTTCCCCAGGTTGCCAAGCTAAATGTTTGGCTCTTACTTCAAACAACACCCCTAGTCCTTCACCATTTTCTACTAAAGGTACTAAAACGGCATTTTTCTTATAAGGTAACATATTATCTACTTGAATAATATCTGCTTGCATTTTATTTAATAAATCTTGTTTTGCTTGTAAAAGCGTCTTTTTGTTCTTCATACTCAGCCTCATTTTCAATAGATATCCTAACTATTATACAAAAAAAATACTTATTTTCCTAGTTTAAGTAAGTGGATTTTTGAAAAAAACAACATAACAACCTCAAAATTTTCAACTTTGCTGCTGTTATGCTTTAAATCATTATTAATTTACCCCAACCATTAACTCGACTCCAAATTCTTTTTTAAACCAACTATTTAGCTTTCTAACTTGAATTAGTTCCATTGTAGGCTTTATTTTATGCTCTTTAAGGCTAACTAAAATTAAAGCATTTTTATCTAAACTAAATTGAGCAAAAATATCATCAATAATCCCAATCTGACTATAATCTAGATTTTCCGCAATAGCCAAAA from Succinispira mobilis DSM 6222 includes:
- the cobA gene encoding uroporphyrinogen-III C-methyltransferase translates to MKKTGIVYLIGAGPGDAGLLSIKAMQCLQKADVVVYDKLANPEILQYVKANTERIYVGKASNQHTMRQEDINQLLVDLAKAGKVVARLKGGDPFVFGRGGEEALLLQENNLPFEIVPGITSAIAVPAYAGIPVTHRNVAVSFAVITGHEDPNKNRSDINWEKLATAVDTLVFLMGVENLPHITKKLIENGRDPQTPAAVIRWGTKPEQRVLETTVANASADVLKAGLKPPAIFIVGNVVKLRKDLAWFDKRPLFGKKILVTRARAQASALSSRLQELGAEILETPSIKIQAMPDYQQLDRSIQELDKYKWLIFTSVNGVQAFFERLHLANKDTRALNKNLVAAIGSQTALELQNRGLSADLIPLEFRAEGILASLKTQLQAGDQILIPRAEVAREILPEELTKLGMQVEVVPAYRTVADKSSQKELLQALEQGGIEMITFTSSSTVTNFLEMLAGRTELLQNVKIASIGPITTETCLANNLQVDITADEFNVPGLVAAIEKYYQEVK
- a CDS encoding NUDIX hydrolase, which codes for MKNKKTLLQAKQDLLNKMQADIIQVDNMLPYKKNAVLVPLVENGEGLGVLFEVRAKHLAWQPGEICFPGGRVEAEDLNYCCTAIRECCEELALVDQDIEVLGALDPITSPLGLEVYPYLGMIAELDKIVPSEDEVAEVFVVPLSFLYQNEPRIAKLEVATRPSPKTEFPYDLLPGHPTGWNIRNNYELRFYDYHGYIIWGITAHILFNFLEKYKDVLKEQ
- the hemB gene encoding porphobilinogen synthase, which codes for MAHFPYYRPRRMRTNEAMRSLVRENELQVTDLMYPIFVVAGENIKEEISSLPGTYHFSVDRVLEVVQEAWDLGIKGIILFGLPSYKDDFGSSAWDENEPVQTAVRLIKDKFPELVVATDVCLCQYTEHGHCGQLTEDGEVLNDATLSLLEKVAVSHAQAGADIVAPSDMMDGRVLAIRHALDQHYFENVAIMAYSAKYASAYYGPFRAAVSSAPKQGDRKSYQMDPANSLEALRETELDIQEGADIIMVKPALAYLDIVAQMKAQFNRPVAVYNVSGEYAMIKAAAKMGLVDEEKITLETLLSMKRAGAKIIITYHALDVARWLQNK
- the hemA gene encoding glutamyl-tRNA reductase encodes the protein MQLVVLGLNHRTAPVNIRECFSFPEERVKWSLKRIKGYDRWLEAVILSTCNRTELYAVLENPEVELRFIKRVLAYLSGKDYSEEHFYIYEGEDCIRHLFNVASSLDSLVLGEGQILSQVKNAYNIARNLGLTGTLLNTVFNKAIAVGKRVRTETKIAYNSVSVASAAVDLAGEIMGDLSLANVLVVGAGAMSELTAKHLIETGVSTIFVSNRNHERAKSLAERFHGVAIPFEEFMTLSVNADIIITSTGAPHYIITLHDMAHVLKERAGRPLVIIDIAMPRDVEPEVGALNGVTLYNIDDLEAVVDANRELRENEAHVARAIIEDEVVVLLERFAYLSMRPVMSKLQDKMEFLRDKLLKRSMSKLGNLTDTEKRVVEQLTKTLVRKMLREPMRAMNSVAGTAQETEYKDFITKVYLLNQDEEDEDEKETYDWD
- a CDS encoding precorrin-2 dehydrogenase/sirohydrochlorin ferrochelatase family protein yields the protein MKGYEIVLNLQNQKCLIVGGGAVATRKVEDLLLAGARVTVISPQLAARLMELEQQGLLNHWARAYQAGDLQGFFLVICATNDTATNQLVAQEAKSLGVLFNATENPQMGNFTRPSVVAVGKLNFTVHTAGVSPRLTRLLREDLQAYYGEDFGRFIEFMREKRQVVKEKLNSAPARELFWRKYLTQETVRQLHAGNIKKVEEEICDAISSLRS
- a CDS encoding LCP family protein; the protein is MFKKVCMITAIVVAVVTAAAVFFSWFFKNGKEGKRLGLDDLLTGRTNIVVMGVDERDSDQGRSDTLMVVMLDPKTEQVTVLSIPRDTRVRIPGKGWDKINHAFAFGGHKLTQETVEDFLGVRIHHYVVIDFKGFKSIVDAVDGIDIDVEKRMYYEDPYDNLVIDLQPGMQHLTGEQAIHYVRYRDEEGDIGRVKRQQKFIKALYDKVTSPSNIKNMPQLLKVVSGMVKTDMYTSNIASIAGTMKKALAQGLNTQSIPGEPEYIDGISYWIPDIEKVRAEIAQIQGGKITEKYKTNTQELKAEYKKSLQTDNVDVDKEENKGTAVPIDKKSEKATTDKKDAKDAKDSKTNVAPSKDGATTSKAVPAEVNRPLNVILIKCTEKPGAIDNMKKILAENNVNVLLVKEGELRDSTRVVSATTNRIVVDRLSNLPFNYSLRVANNENVSADAIIFVGSNY
- a CDS encoding GGDEF domain-containing protein, whose product is MKTNGMLLIVLIVFGAIPLLVGKLFFIVDFSGIKAADLVAYLFIIALIYLPFYVVLVELQDKTLKEFLKGIKRMLTGEPVANKELQNEVFSEVYSVIADCKQQVAEKEEALNEAAELEKLFWSFGTDKFFSANVTDDKFVYGLDKWEQRQLDTDNYTEQIGFIANKLLDPYYVKDFLRVFNTENLIKLDKSGRDRIIFDCKMKNEQNKFIWVRFMGSLKFDLKNLKLLVHICIREIDQQKKLEKELLEQEQLDISTGFYSRMSGKRVIESFLAEEGIFGEHALIVINLMGFTQIATDFGEVTFEHFMQKIADKLLTNYQEQSFIFRNSENQVIILLKDFEDEQDLELKLKNITELCKESVIMGEKELALLPKAGAAIYPRAGKSYPQLFHFANRALLYLEQEGEGADCIVYNPEFEKVL
- the hemL gene encoding glutamate-1-semialdehyde 2,1-aminomutase, which translates into the protein MLTKSLAAFEKAKQVIPGGVNSPVRSFRSVGGTPPFIKQAQGSKIYDIDDNEYIDYVLSYGPQILGHVHPTVVEAIRAASLKGTSYGAPTLAETKLAELICEFVPSIEMVRMVNSGTEATMSALRLARAYTKREYIVKFEGCYHGHHDSLLVKAGSGALTLGVPDSPGVPASIAGNTLTIPYNDVAALENLLQLKGSEIAGLIIEPTPGNMGLVLPNPGYLQAVRELTAAYGVVLIFDEVMSGFRSSEQSSQGLYAIEPDLTCLGKVIGGGLPVACYGGKKEIMQCVAPLGGMYQAGTLSGNPLAMAAGIATLEYLKAHKICAQAATNTENLVQGLRQIIAELELPCTVNILGSMFTLFFTKNQVTDFASACTSDLASFKIYFHAMLEQGIYLPPSQFETCFMSSAHTPEDIAQTLSCMRIALTKVKASLA
- the hemC gene encoding hydroxymethylbilane synthase, with protein sequence MKKKLTIGTRQSALALWQAEHIAALLQEKYPECEIALKRVLTKGDKILDVSLSKIGGKGLFTKEIEQDLLAGEVDLAVHSLKDMPTELPEGLILACITKREHEGDAFVSNNYKSLAELPLGATVGTSSLRRKAQLLAARPDLQIVDLRGNVQTRLARLDEGKMQAIILAVAGLRRLGLGDRIQEILPHAICLPAVGQGALAIEARANDSEVLQMLEFLNDPDTQAVTKAERAYLRLLEGGCQVPIGVYAEVCEQQILLRAVIASLDGQRVLKDCIQGAIDEAEQLGIKLGEQMLAAGGREILAEIM